In a genomic window of Ipomoea triloba cultivar NCNSP0323 chromosome 3, ASM357664v1:
- the LOC116013401 gene encoding receptor protein kinase TMK1-like, whose product MKMRFGVKISALLLLWVFPSVFLYAESQADDDDASVMLALKKSLNPPSELGWSDPDPCKWDHVGCQDKRVIRIQIGHQGLQGTLSSELSKLTQLERLELQWNNISGPLPSLSGLGSLQVLMLSNNQFTSVPADFFAGMSSLQSVEIDNNPFAAWEIPEDLRNASALQNFSANSANIKGKIPGFLDSDGFPGLINLHLALNSLEGELPLGFSSLPIESLWLNGQKLSGTIDVLQNMTFLEEVWLHSNGFTGPLPNLSGLKALEVLSLRDNSFVGPVPSSLVNLESLKVVNFSNNLLQGPMPKFKDSVSVDMVKDTNSFCLPQPGDCDPRINTLLSIAESMDYPAKFAGNWKGNNPCADWFGITCNNGNITIINFQNMMLTGSISPEFASLKSLQRLVLADNNLTGVIPEELTTMTSLTELDVSNNQLYGKVPVFKKNVMLKTNGNPDIGKDKSEVSSPGKTSPGTSGSPNSDEGKNLRNGNKKSKSWIGIVVFSVIGGVFVLCLIGLVAFCLYKGKQKRFSRVQSPNAMVIHPRRSGGSDNDSVKITVAGSSVSVGAASETHTVSTSETSDIQMVEAGNMVISIQVLKSVTNNFSEENILGQGGFGTVYKGELHDGTKIAVKRMESGVIAGKGLAEFKSEIAVLTKVRHRHLVALLGYCLDGNEKLLVFEYMPQGTLSKHVFNWAEEGVKPLGWTRRLTIALDVARGVEYLHTLAHQSFIHRDLKPSNILLGDDMRAKVADFGLVRLAPEGKGSIETRIAGTFGYLAPEYAVTGRVTTKVDVFSFGVILMELITGRKALDESQPEESMHLVTWFRRMHLNKDTFHKAIDPTIDLNEETLASISTVAELAGHCCAREPYQRPDMGHVVNVLSSLVELWRPSEQSSSDDIYGTDLDMSLPQALKKWQAYEGTSQLDSSSSSSYLPSLDNTQTSIPTRPYGFADSFTSSDGR is encoded by the exons ATGAAGATGCGTTTTGGGGTAAAGAT TTCAGCTTTACTGTTATTGTGGGTTTTTCCCAGTGTTTTTCTGTACGCAGAGTCTCAAgcggatgatgatgatgcttcTGTGATGCTGGCTCTCAAGAAGAGCTTGAACCCACCATCGGAGCTGGGGTGGTCCGACCCGGATCCATGCAAGTGGGACCATGTGGGTTGCCAGGACAAGCGGGTTATCCGGATCCAAATTGGGCACCAGGGCCTTCAAGGTACTCTTTCTTCAGAGCTCTCTAAACTCACTCAGCTTGAGCGATTAGAGCTCCAATGGAACAATATTTCTGGGCCATTGCCTAGCTTGAGTGGTTTGGGCTCATTGCAAGTGTTAATGCTTAGTAACAATCAGTTCACTTCAGTTCCTGCTGATTTCTTTGCTGGCATGTCTTCTTTACAATCTGTTGAGATTGATAATAACCCCTTTGCTGCCTGGGAAATCCCTGAGGATCTTAGAAATGCTTCAGCCCTGCAGAATTTCTCTGCAAATTCTGCAAATATAAAGGGGAAAATTCCAGGGTTTTTGGACTCTGATGGCTTTCCTGGGCTGATAAACTTACATTTAGCCCTCAATAGCTTGGAAGGTGAGTTGCCATTGGGGTTTTCTAGTTTGCCCATTGAGTCTTTGTGGTTGAATGGGCAGAAACTTAGTGGAACCATTGATGTTTTACAGAACATGACATTCTTGGAGGAGGTTTGGCTTCATTCCAATGGGTTTACTGGTCCATTGCCCAATCTTTCTGGGTTGAAGGCTTTGGAGGTATTGAGTCTTAGAGATAATTCTTTCGTAGGGCCGGTGCCATCGTCCTTGGTGAATCTCGAGTCCTTGAAAGTTGTTAATTTCAGCAATAATTTGCTTCAAGGACCAATGCCAAAGTTCAAAGACTCGGTTTCTGTTGATATGGTGAAGGATACAAACAGTTTTTGTTTGCCACAGCCCGGCGATTGTGACCCTAGAATAAATACATTGCTTTCGATTGCGGAATCAATGGATTATCCAGCAAAGTTTGCGGGGAATTGGAAGGGGAACAATCCCTGTGCAGATTGGTTTGGGATCACTTGCAACAATGGGAATATCACCATTATTAACTTTCAGAATATGATGCTTACCGGTTCAATTTCTCCAGAATTTGCTTCGCTTAAATCACTGCAAAGATTAGTCCTTGCTGATAATAATCTCACGGGGGTGATTCCGGAGGAGCTCACTACCATGACGAGTCTAACTGAATTGGATGTTTCCAACAACCAGCTTTATGGGAAAGTGCCCGTTTTTAAGAAGAATGTGATGTTAAAGACGAATGGGAACCCCGATATTGGGAAGGATAAGAGTGAGGTATCTTCCCCGGGGAAAACTTCTCCGGGCACTTCTGGTTCACCTAATTCTGATGAGGGTAAAAATTTACGAAATGGTAATAAGAAATCTAAGAGCTGGATTGGAATAGTGGTATTTTCTGTTATTGGTGGTGTCTTTGTGCTCTGTTTGATCGGATTAGTGGCTTTCTGTCTGTACAAGGGCAAACAAAAGCGTTTCAGCAGAGTGCAGAGTCCGAATGCGATGGTGATTCATCCTCGCCGTTCGGGGGGTTCTGATAACGACAGTGTGAAGATCACAGTTGCGGGGTCCAGTGTTAGTGTAGGTGCAGCGAGTGAAACCCACACTGTTTCCACCAGTGAAACGAGTGATATTCAAATGGTCGAGGCCGGGAATATGGTAATTTCGATTCAAGTCTTGAAGAGTGTCACAAACAACTTTAGTGAAGAGAACATATTAGGGCAAGGAGGATTCGGGACCGTCTACAAAGGAGAATTACACGATGGAACAAAGATTGCTGTGAAGAGAATGGAGTCTGGAGTTATCGCCGGGAAGGGGCTAGCCGAGTTCAAATCCGAGATTGCTGTTTTGACGAAAGTTAGGCATCGGCACCTTGTTGCTCTACTTGGTTACTGTCTCGACGGGAATGAGAAACTTCTCGTGTTCGAGTACATGCCCCAAGGGACATTAAGCAAACATGTTTTCAACTGGGCCGAGGAAGGCGTGAAGCCCCTCGGGTGGACCAGAAGATTGACAATTGCTTTAGATGTTGCACGAGGAGTAGAGTATCTCCATACTTTGGCACACCAAAGCTTCATTCATAGAGATCTAAAGCCCTCCAACATTCTTCTAGGAGATGATATGAGGGCTAAGGTAGCGGATTTTGGACTTGTTCGACTTGCCCCTGAAGGGAAAGGCTCAATCGAGACGAGGATTGCTGGAACATTTGGATATTTGGCACCCGAATATGCAG TAACTGGGAGAGTAACTACAAAGGTGGATGTATTTAGTTTCGGTGTCATCTTGATGGAACTGATCACGGGCAGAAAGGCTCTCGACGAGAGCCAACCCGAGGAGAGCATGCATCTCGTAACATGGTTCCGAAGAATGCACCTAAACAAGGACACCTTCCATAAGGCAATTGACCCGACCATTGACCTCAACGAGGAAACCCTAGCTAGCATCAGCACCGTAGCTGAGCTTGCTGGCCACTGCTGTGCGAGGGAGCCATATCAAAGGCCCGACATGGGACACGTGGTCAACGTCCTTTCTTCTTTGGTCGAGCTTTGGAGGCCCTCGGAGCAGAGCTCATCAGACGATATTTATGGCACTGACCTAGACATGTCTCTGCCACAGGCACTTAAGAAATGGCAGGCATATGAAGGTACAAGCCAGCTCGATTCCTCGTCTTCTTCTTCGTATCTTCCTAGCTTGGACAACACCCAAACGAGCATACCTACCCGACCATATGGATTCGCCGATTCATTCACATCTTCAGATGGCAGGTGA